Proteins co-encoded in one Flavivirga eckloniae genomic window:
- a CDS encoding RagB/SusD family nutrient uptake outer membrane protein: MNLKIKNIKLFGFGVFGIFLIALIYGCSDSFLQDTNTKDLTETVVFGADETALAAVTGVYDGFQNDSQGDPGLPNEYNVKGIFRMANNISLDWQDNTPRDQSDYFDFDLDPDSDVPVKIWPNNYRAIGRANNALENLQPAIDAGSVSAELGDRLIGEVLVLRAIAYQYLAATYGDVPLMLSQGDDPFKGKDPESTVYQQIVTDMTDAVNRLPWSHDVDKGRVTKGTAYAVLGNAHMWLGQYDEAVAAFEAIETGGVTSLEPNYLDIHDVDNRNGVESLFELQWAANGDLAWSRNDEVNILQLFAMPTDITGGGGFAGIPTKELYDSFEAGDLRRQATVIGPGEEHPDPDINISMYDGISINTCGTVAEPWTGGDPVGRTGYWGVKSWRDHNINGWGRSVLFGPQGHIWIRYGEVLLSLAESALKAGQTAKAQAAFDRVRNRAWGGAAPAKVVSMDNILQEYRHELGGEFSLWPVIRRSGEATKYMQDTYGVTIPTGHELVPISNADLSINPNLEQNDGY, from the coding sequence TATATGGATGCTCAGATAGCTTTTTACAAGACACGAATACAAAAGATTTAACAGAAACCGTGGTTTTTGGGGCAGATGAAACAGCTTTGGCAGCCGTAACAGGTGTTTATGATGGATTTCAAAACGATTCACAGGGAGATCCAGGTTTACCAAACGAATATAATGTAAAAGGTATTTTTAGAATGGCCAATAATATTTCGTTGGATTGGCAGGATAATACACCGAGAGATCAATCTGATTATTTTGATTTTGATCTTGATCCGGATTCAGATGTTCCGGTAAAAATATGGCCAAATAATTACAGAGCCATTGGAAGAGCCAACAATGCCCTTGAGAACTTACAACCTGCCATTGATGCTGGAAGTGTTTCGGCTGAATTAGGCGATCGATTGATAGGGGAAGTTTTAGTGCTTAGAGCTATTGCGTATCAATATTTAGCAGCGACTTATGGAGACGTGCCTTTAATGCTTTCTCAAGGTGATGATCCATTTAAAGGGAAAGATCCGGAAAGTACCGTATACCAACAAATAGTAACAGATATGACTGATGCTGTTAACAGGTTACCATGGTCTCATGATGTTGATAAAGGTCGTGTTACAAAAGGAACAGCATACGCTGTATTAGGAAATGCACATATGTGGTTAGGACAATACGATGAGGCAGTTGCAGCCTTTGAAGCAATAGAAACCGGAGGTGTTACATCATTGGAACCTAACTATCTTGATATTCACGATGTAGATAATAGGAATGGAGTAGAATCTCTTTTTGAGTTACAATGGGCAGCCAATGGTGATTTAGCTTGGAGTAGAAATGATGAAGTGAATATATTACAATTATTTGCAATGCCTACCGATATTACTGGTGGTGGAGGTTTTGCCGGAATTCCAACGAAAGAGTTATACGACTCTTTTGAGGCGGGAGATTTAAGAAGACAAGCTACGGTTATTGGTCCTGGAGAGGAACATCCAGATCCGGATATTAACATTAGTATGTATGATGGCATAAGCATTAATACATGCGGAACAGTTGCTGAACCTTGGACAGGAGGTGACCCAGTGGGAAGAACCGGATATTGGGGTGTAAAATCCTGGAGAGACCATAACATTAACGGATGGGGTAGATCGGTACTTTTTGGACCACAAGGCCACATTTGGATTCGTTATGGAGAAGTGTTGTTAAGTTTGGCAGAATCAGCATTAAAAGCTGGACAAACTGCAAAAGCACAGGCCGCTTTCGATAGAGTAAGAAATCGTGCATGGGGCGGAGCAGCACCTGCCAAAGTAGTATCCATGGATAATATATTACAAGAATATAGACATGAGTTAGGCGGTGAGTTTTCTTTATGGCCTGTAATTAGAAGATCGGGTGAGGCCACTAAATATATGCAAGATACATATGGCGTTACTATTCCGACAGGTCATGAGTTAGTACCAATATCTAATGCAGATTTAAGTATTAACCCTAATTTGGAGCAAAACGACGGATATTAA